In Saccharomyces paradoxus chromosome XVI, complete sequence, the genomic stretch GCtagttcaaaaaaaatgggcCTTAAGATCAAAGAAGTTTTCTCGTTTCTATTCCCAAAAGGTTAACGATGAAATGCCTTCAAAGAAAGGAGTGGATAGTACCGGAAAGGCGCCCGATAAATCTACAACTTCTTCGATTGACAATGCCCCACCACCACCGCCACCGAACACTAATGATAAAACCAAACAGGCGAATGTAGCTGTGTCGCACGCCATGCTGGCAACTAGGGAACAAGAGGCTAACAAAGACTTAACTAGTCCTGATGCACAAGCAGCTTTTTACAAGCTTCTCTTACAATCAAACTACCCCCAATACGTAGTGTCCAGATTTGAGACCCCTGGTATTGCATCATCACCTGAATGTATGGAACTGTACATGGAGGCCTTGCAAAGGATAGGCAGACACTCGGAAGCTGATGCCGTTAGACAGAATTTATTAACAGCCAGTTCTGCTGGGGCAGTTAACCCATCATTGgcgtcatcttcatcgaaTCAGTCAGGTTATCATGGTAACTTTCCATCAATGTATTCTCCACTTTATGGGTCTCGAAAAGAACCACTGCATGTTGTCGTATCTGAATCAACCTTTACTGTCATATCAAGATGGGTAAAATGGCTGCTAGTTTTTGGTGTCTTGACCTACTCTTTCTCTGAAGGTTTTAAATATATCACAGAAAATACAACACTACTGAAATCATCAGAAGTAGCCGACAAGTCTGTTGATGTTGCCAAGACAAATGTCAAATTTGATGATGTATGCGGTTGTGATGAGGCCCGTGcagaattggaagaaattgttgATTTCCTGAAGGATCCAACCAAGTACGAGTCCTTGGGTGGTAAATTACCAAAGGGTGTACTATTGACCGGACCTCCTGGTACAGGTAAAACTTTATTGGCCAGAGCCACTGCCGGTGAGGCTGGTGtagatttcttctttatgTCAGGTtctgaatttgatgaagttTACGTCGGTGTTGGTGCTAAGCGTATCCGTGATTTGTTCGCTCAGGCACGTTCTCGTGCCCCAgccattatttttattgatgaattagACGCTATCGGTGGTAAACGTAATCCAAAGGACCAAGCTTATGCTAAGCAAACGTTGAATCAGTTATTGGTCGAGTTAGATGGTTTCTCGCAAACAAGTggaattattattattggtgCCACCAATTTCCCTGAGGCTTTAGATAAGGCGTTAACTAGACCAGGTAGATTTGACAAGGTCGTGAATGTGGATTTGCCAGATGTTCGTGGTCGTgctgatattttgaagcaTCACATGAAGAAGATCACATTGGCAGATAATGTAGATCCAACTATTATTGCACGTGGTACCCCAGGCTTATCAGGTGCAGAGCTGGCAAATTTAGTCAACCAAGCAGCAGTGTATGCTTGTCAGAAGAATGCAGTCTCCGTTGATATGTCGCACTTTGAGTGGGCTAAGGATAAAATCTTGATGGGTGCTGAGAGAAAAACTATGGTTTTAACAGATGCAGCTAGAAAGGCCACTGCTTTTCACGAAGCTGGACATGCCATCATGGCCAAATATACCAATGGTGCTACACCCCTATACAAGGCTACGATATTGCCCAGGGGTAGAGCACTAGGTATTACTTTCCAATTGCCAGAAATGGATAAGGTCGACATCACCAAAAGAGAGTGTCAAGCTAGGCTGGACGTGTGCATGGGGGGGAAAATTGCCGAAGAATTAATTTATGGTAAAGATAACACCACAAGTGGTTGTGGGTCCGACTTGCAAAGCGCTACCGGCACAGCAAGGGCTATGGTTACTCAATATGGTATGAGTGATGATGTGGGGCCTGTTAATTTGTCAGAAAATTGGGAATCTTGGTCTAATAAGATCCGTGATATTGCTGATAACGAAGTGATTGAACTTTTGAAGGGCTCCGAGGAAAGAGCAAGAAGGTTATTGACtaagaaaaatgttgaGCTTCACAGACTTGCACAGGGTCTTATTGAATACGAGACACTAGATGCTCATGAAATCGAACAAGTTTGTAAGGGTGAAAAGCTGGACAAACTTAAAACCTCCACCAATACGGTTGTGGAAGGTCCGGATAGTGACGAACGTAAAGATGTAGGAGATGATAAGCCCAAAATTCCTACAATGTTAAATGCATGATTTTGTTCTAGGAAGTGAACGTATTAGAGGACGAACCTCAAGACCAAGCGtactttgttcttttttgtccagtttcactttttttcctaatGTCAGCAATAAAGTATAAACGCAAGAAACTTTCAGAATATTCCGTCTTCTCTTGGTCAATTTCAAACGTTAGATTATTCAGAAAGGAAGATTATATCTAGTTATTCCtagtttaaaaaaagggGCCTTAAGCTTAGGTACCCGTGCTGAAATTAATACTTCAGGATAACCAATGGCCGTAAACGGCTGTCATTAATTCAACTTCATCCCTCAGGCAAAAATCGGTTGCCTTAGTAATAAGCCTTTCGAATTCATATCGAGGGACGAGATATTATTGATGATCAAGCTAATCATTTAATCTTCCATAAAAGTCAAGATAAAGCACTTGTTGATATATACGTACATGTGTATCAATACGCCATACATTGTAAATAGAATATTCAATGGATTTAACGTACGTAACGAATACATTTATATTGTAGCGCTAGTTGGTAACTTAATGATCGCcatatttttgttgtatATATTCGTGGCATGAAAATAATGGAAAATGATGCCGGTATATATACCTATGCATTAACCTACATATAAAGAACAAACAGAGACCTATAGTAACAAGGCTCTTTTTATAATTTCTGCCTTTTCTCAGCAGTGGAAGTGTCTTCTccattcatttttctttttaatttctgaATCAGGGTTGATGGATTTtgacaataataattttttgctgCAATTTTCTTGGCTTCTTCAGTGCCCAGGGGTTTGGATTCTTCAATAATGCTTTTACATTCGCGTATTATGCCTAGCAATTTCGAAGAATCTATCGGATGTTTTTCGTTCTCtgtatttttctctttgctTTTCTCTGTTGTATTAGGATCATCTtgtgcttcttcttttccgtTTCCTGGTACTGATTCTTGGCCATCTTCACTACCGGGAAATTTCGTTTCTAAATACCTTGTGACCAAAGCTTCATCCTCAATCAATAATGTCGCTAGCGTTATTTGAGGTGGAGTATAGAAATATACGACATCGGTTAATAATGCGGCAGTAATTCTCTTCTTACACCTATCATATATTTGACCCATGTAGTTTAAATCGACCTTACCATAAAGGACATTCTGGATATCTAAAAAAAACCCATGAAGCGGTTTGTAAGGATGATGATTCAACagtgaaaattttaacGATTCTAACAACTTAAACTCGAATTTGAGGATACTTTCTCTAGTAGATTTAGCTTTTTGAGCAAATGAATCTACACTAATGAAATAATTTTCCGATTTACAGGCTAAAAAGATTGTTGTATGTACAATACTTTTAGGATCTATCTGCATAACAGAGTTTTCTAGAAAGAACCgtctaaaaaaagatattgCGGTAGCCACTACCTCAGTTGGCAAATTTAGATGCTGGGCTATCACTTGGACTTTTTTTGCGTAAAAATTCACCAAATCAAGCTCTTCTTCCATTGTTAAAGGTATAGCTTTTGCTTCTAGtacttttatttcttcctctgTTAGATCATGCGTTTCTctaaatttcaataaattttcctCAATGTAGGCAATCGCTCGGGCATTAGTGTCTATCCTTTTCTCCTGAAGTTGGTCTCTAGTGTACGACCACATTCTGTACTGGGAAGAGTGCCTATataaatcatcatcagaaaTCCTCTTGTAGTTTGGTGGCTTATTACTCTCAGCAGTCGATTTCAATTCTgtctcttttccttttgctGCCATGCCCGCAGAAGTAGAATTTGATGTACTATTTTCATCTACTTGAACATCCGTCATTCTGTTGAGATATCATGCGCAGCACAGGACgctcttttcttgaactCAAGACACGTTCATTCGTTTGTTTGACATCTGTCTTCATATAAAACACTGTTCTTTatattccaaatttttaccCGCACCGTGTGCGGCTTATCCGGTGAAGGGGTATTACTAAAAATGAGAGGCCCCTTCTTCTCCGGATGACAAACAGTTCATGCTGTCAAAGTTTGTACCAGGTTATTTCATTCTTCAAGCCGGAAATAACTGCTTTATCTCACGTTGCCTCTTGTAGTCGCATCTCAACTTGAACGTTTGTTATTTTCGCTTCACTGAGAACAAGTGCATTCGCAATATCCACTAGCCTATTCAGATATCCCTTAtcattcttttcattaagGGCAAATATTTcggaaaaagaaaggaacaTTCATCTTGATTCCAGCCGTAAAGCCATTTCACTCACTTTAAGTAAGCGGAAATTTGAACAAACACCAACGACTAATTCGAGTCAGCAAGGCGGTAAAAACATCTATTTTCTGCCCCTCAAAACaattatttccttttcggTACAGTCTTACGTTCAAGCTTTACGTACCACAACAAATCAGCAGCTGCAGgttttatatttgaaaagagaagccTTGTCGTTATtgaacaataataacaaaatttcTCCACTTTTCATCGTATTACCactcccttttttttaagtaaaaaaaaaaaagatttacACTGCTccttaaaaaaaggatcCATCAGTCCTTTATGAGAGTCAGCTAGTGTCACCTAATATTGCATCAGCTTCTACCAAATCTTCCTCATtccaataatgaaaagaataagatCGCTTTGGTTTAATACGGAGGCTTCTTATTCGAACCTTAACGATTCTCCTAGCTTGAGGAATAAAAATAGTTCTGATAATAACTCTCgcttcaaaaattatcaCTCTTTCACAAAGTTTGACTTGATCAACTCTATATTACTATTGATGATGCTATTTTTATTAGCTATCTTCGTTATTGCATTATATTTTACAAGGAACTCCAGGCTCACGCACTCGCATGCCTCGAGGGCTGTACTGTTCAATCCTTTGGGTGTGATATTACCGTCACTGGGAAATCATACGTTAAACTACGATCCAGAAGCAAGGGAGTCCTCTAAGAAACTTTATGAACTTCTTTCTGATTTCAACACGGCTTACTATGATGACGAAAACATGATTTTGGGAAGTAATttattctcaaaaaatacataCTCGAGGCAACCATATGTTGCTAACGGTTATATCGGTAGTCGTATTCCCAATACTGGGTTCGGGTATGCGTTAGACACCCTGAATTTTTATACAGACGCGCCAGGCGCTTTAAATAACGGTTGGCCCTTAAGGAATCATAGATTTGCTGGTGCATTTGTATCAGACTTTTACTGTTTACAACCAAAACTAAATTCAACAAACTTCCCTGAATTGGATGATGTAGGGTACTCCACTGTCATTTCATCCATTCCACAATGGACTAATTTACAGTTCTCATTAGTAAATGATTCCAAGTGGTTCAACCCGCAAAACGTTACCTTGGATGATGTAACTAACTATAGCCAAAACTTATCAATGAAGGATGGCATTGTAACTACTGAGTTAGATTGGCTAGATAGTCAAATACATGTCAAAAGTGAGGTTTGGGCACATAGACATATTCATCCACTGGGTGTTGTTTCTTTGGAAGTTTCTCTGAATACAGATCATTTACCATCGGATTTTGATTCATTAGATGTCAATATATGGGATATACTTGATTTCAACACATCACATAGGACTGTTTTGCATAGCACCGGGACAgacgaaaaaaataatgcaGTCTTCATGATCGTTCAGCCAGATAATGTCCCGTCCTCTAACTGTGCTATTTACTCAACGTGCACTGTAAAGTATGAAAATTCCAccaattcaataaattctGGTGAATCCtttgaagataaagataTTTCATCTAACATTTATAATATCATCCTAACAGAGGATCAGCCCAAGATAATTGTCCATAAGTATGTTGGTATTATGTCTACTGAATTTAACAGGAACAAGGAGCAGCAAGACAATACTAATATAGATTTGGCCAAAATGATAGCTTTAAACAGTAAAGGTAATTACGAGCAGCTTTTATCAAGTCACAAGCGTGCGTGGTATGACCTTTACAATGACGCCTTCATTGAAATTCCTTCTGACAGTCTTTTAGAAATGACCGCAAGGTCGTCCTTGTTCCATTTGCTAGCAAATACTAGAGACTACAATGTCTCAAGCGATAGGGGCCTGCCCGTGGGAGTTTCTGGTTTATCATCAGATTCTTACGGTGGTATGGTGTTCTGGGATGCAGATATATGGATGGAACCTGCCCTACTGCCTTTCTTCCCCAACGTGGCTCAAAATATGAATAATTACAGAAATGCCACGCATGCCCAGGCAAAGTTAAATGCAGAGAGATATGGATATCCCGGAGCAATATATCCCTGGACATCTGGCAAATACGCTAATTGCACTTCTACGGGGCCATGTGTCGACTACGAATATCATATCAACGTCGATGTCGCTATGGCctccttttcaatataCTTGAACGGTCATGAGGGGATTGATGACGAGTATCTGAGATATACTACATGGCCAATTATCAAAAACGCAGCTCAATTTTTTACTGCTTATGTTAAGTACAATTCTTCCCTAGGATTGTATGAAACATACAATTTAACAGACCCTGACGAGTTTGCAAATCACATCAATAATGGAGCCTTCACGAACGCTGGTATCAAAACGCTTTTAAAGTGGGCAACAGACATTGGCAATCATCTCGGCGAGGTCGTTGACCCTAAATGGAGTGAAATCTCTAAAGATATTTATATCCCTAGATCTTCATCTAATATTACTTTGGAATACTCTGGTATGAACAGCTCAGTGGAAATTAAACAGGCAGATGTGACTTTAATGGTTTACCCACTTGGGTATATCAATGACGAATCCATTTTGAACAATGCGATTAAAgatctttattattattcgGAAAGACAATCTGCCTCTGGACCTGCAATGACATATCCAGTTTTTGTTGCCGCCGCTGCCGGTCTACTGAATCACGGCTCTTCTTCTCAAAGTTACTTATATAAATCGGTTCTTCCATACCTACGGGCTCCTTTTGCTCAATTTAGTGAACAATCAGACGACAACTTTCTCACAAATGGATTAACCCAACCAGCATTCCCCTTTTTAACAGCTAATGGTGGA encodes the following:
- the YME1 gene encoding i-AAA protease YME1 (Catalytic subunit of the i-AAA protease complex~similar to YPR024W) — encoded protein: MNVSRILVSPTVTANVLRIFAPRLPQIGASLLVQKKWALRSKKFSRFYSQKVNDEMPSKKGVDSTGKAPDKSTTSSIDNAPPPPPPNTNDKTKQANVAVSHAMLATREQEANKDLTSPDAQAAFYKLLLQSNYPQYVVSRFETPGIASSPECMELYMEALQRIGRHSEADAVRQNLLTASSAGAVNPSLASSSSNQSGYHGNFPSMYSPLYGSRKEPLHVVVSESTFTVISRWVKWLLVFGVLTYSFSEGFKYITENTTLLKSSEVADKSVDVAKTNVKFDDVCGCDEARAELEEIVDFLKDPTKYESLGGKLPKGVLLTGPPGTGKTLLARATAGEAGVDFFFMSGSEFDEVYVGVGAKRIRDLFAQARSRAPAIIFIDELDAIGGKRNPKDQAYAKQTLNQLLVELDGFSQTSGIIIIGATNFPEALDKALTRPGRFDKVVNVDLPDVRGRADILKHHMKKITLADNVDPTIIARGTPGLSGAELANLVNQAAVYACQKNAVSVDMSHFEWAKDKILMGAERKTMVLTDAARKATAFHEAGHAIMAKYTNGATPLYKATILPRGRALGITFQLPEMDKVDITKRECQARLDVCMGGKIAEELIYGKDNTTSGCGSDLQSATGTARAMVTQYGMSDDVGPVNLSENWESWSNKIRDIADNEVIELLKGSEERARRLLTKKNVELHRLAQGLIEYETLDAHEIEQVCKGEKLDKLKTSTNTVVEGPDSDERKDVGDDKPKIPTMLNA
- the CCL1 gene encoding TFIIH complex kinase subunit CCL1 (Cyclin associated with protein kinase Kin28p~similar to YPR025C), with translation MTDVQVDENSTSNSTSAGMAAKGKETELKSTAESNKPPNYKRISDDDLYRHSSQYRMWSYTRDQLQEKRIDTNARAIAYIEENLLKFRETHDLTEEEIKVLEAKAIPLTMEEELDLVNFYAKKVQVIAQHLNLPTEVVATAISFFRRFFLENSVMQIDPKSIVHTTIFLACKSENYFISVDSFAQKAKSTRESILKFEFKLLESLKFSLLNHHPYKPLHGFFLDIQNVLYGKVDLNYMGQIYDRCKKRITAALLTDVVYFYTPPQITLATLLIEDEALVTRYLETKFPGSEDGQESVPGNGKEEAQDDPNTTEKSKEKNTENEKHPIDSSKLLGIIRECKSIIEESKPLGTEEAKKIAAKNYYCQNPSTLIQKLKRKMNGEDTSTAEKRQKL
- the ATH1 gene encoding alpha,alpha-trehalase ATH1 (Acid trehalase required for utilization of extracellular trehalose~similar to YPR026W): MKRIRSLWFNTEASYSNLNDSPSLRNKNSSDNNSRFKNYHSFTKFDLINSILLLMMLFLLAIFVIALYFTRNSRLTHSHASRAVLFNPLGVILPSLGNHTLNYDPEARESSKKLYELLSDFNTAYYDDENMILGSNLFSKNTYSRQPYVANGYIGSRIPNTGFGYALDTLNFYTDAPGALNNGWPLRNHRFAGAFVSDFYCLQPKLNSTNFPELDDVGYSTVISSIPQWTNLQFSLVNDSKWFNPQNVTLDDVTNYSQNLSMKDGIVTTELDWLDSQIHVKSEVWAHRHIHPLGVVSLEVSLNTDHLPSDFDSLDVNIWDILDFNTSHRTVLHSTGTDEKNNAVFMIVQPDNVPSSNCAIYSTCTVKYENSTNSINSGESFEDKDISSNIYNIILTEDQPKIIVHKYVGIMSTEFNRNKEQQDNTNIDLAKMIALNSKGNYEQLLSSHKRAWYDLYNDAFIEIPSDSLLEMTARSSLFHLLANTRDYNVSSDRGLPVGVSGLSSDSYGGMVFWDADIWMEPALLPFFPNVAQNMNNYRNATHAQAKLNAERYGYPGAIYPWTSGKYANCTSTGPCVDYEYHINVDVAMASFSIYLNGHEGIDDEYLRYTTWPIIKNAAQFFTAYVKYNSSLGLYETYNLTDPDEFANHINNGAFTNAGIKTLLKWATDIGNHLGEVVDPKWSEISKDIYIPRSSSNITLEYSGMNSSVEIKQADVTLMVYPLGYINDESILNNAIKDLYYYSERQSASGPAMTYPVFVAAAAGLLNHGSSSQSYLYKSVLPYLRAPFAQFSEQSDDNFLTNGLTQPAFPFLTANGGFLQSILFGLTGIRYSYEVDPDTKKINRLLRFNPIELPLLPGGIAIRNFKYMNQVLDIIIDDHNGTIVHKSGNVPIHIKIPNRSLIHDQDINFYNGSEMERNSNLERRGVDLVGDPMRMDRYGTYYLLKPKQELTVQLFKPGLNAENNIAENKQITNLTAGVPGDVAFSALDGNNYTHWQPLDKIHRAKLLIDLGEYNEKEITKGMILWGQRPARNISISILPHSEKVENLFANVTEIMQNSGNDQLLNETIGQLLDNAGIPVENVIDFDGMKPEDDESLDDVQALLHWKKEDLAKLIEQIPRLKFLKRKFVKILDNMAVSPSEPYYEASRNQSLIEILPSNRTTFTIDYGKLQVGDKGNTDWRKTRYIVVAVQGVYDDYDDDSKGATIKEIVLNE